One Castanea sativa cultivar Marrone di Chiusa Pesio chromosome 4, ASM4071231v1 DNA window includes the following coding sequences:
- the LOC142632766 gene encoding uncharacterized protein LOC142632766 — MVFVLITVIRVPCRDIGDASKLWLIIIVLLLLHALASAPARSEDPAWAHARAVPNAKNNTICLYCNKLIKGGGITRLKYHLAGIRGQVESCKVVSSDIRFQMKQMIEELKKSKETKKRIQSEIGNPYGDPFDVDEEEEEEDEVRVVEKSPPQTLGKRKSRGKDVDIDMSQIREKKKIKSYFAPRTTPGAQPSIRSALATKAMVDNAKMNVARWWYHSNVPFYASQSPYYQPMIDSIASIGPGFKGPSFYELRGPFLRNAVHEVNDFLLDIKNDWKVYGCSVMSDGWTNQKQQPIMNFLVYCPRGAMFLKSIDTSGLTKDAETLFNIFDSVVQEIGVEYIVQLITR, encoded by the exons ATGGTTTTTGTTCTAATTACTGTTATTAGAGTACCTTGCAGGGATATTGGAGATGCTA GTAAACTATGGTTGATCATCATAGTTCTGCTACTTCTCCACGCTTTGGCCTCTGCCCCTGCAAGATCAGAGGATCCCGCATGGGCTCATGCCCGTGCAGTGCCGAACGCAAAAAATAACACTATATGTTTGTATTGTAATAAGTTGATCAAAGGGGGTGGTATTACTAGACTTAAGTATCATCTTGCTGGGATTAGGGGTCAAGTTGAATCATGTAAAGTTGTTTCATCTGATATTAGGTTTCAAATGAAACAAATGattgaagaattaaaaaaatctaaagaaactaaaaagagGATTCAGTCAGAAATTGGGAACCCATATGGTGATCCATTTGATGttgatgaggaggaggaggaggaggatgaggTTAGGGTTGTTGAAAAGAGTCCCCCTCAAACATTAGGTAAACGAAAATCTAGGGGAAAGGATGTTGACATTGATATGAGtcaaataagagaaaagaagaaaattaaaagttattttgcTCCTAGAACAACCCCTGGTGCTCAACCCTCTATAAGAAGCGCTTTGGCTACAAAAGCAATGGTTGATAATGCAAAAATGAATGTGGCAAGATGGTGGTATCATTCTAATGTACCCTTCTATGCATCTCAATCACCCTATTATCAACCTATGATAGATTCCATTGCTTCTATTGGGCCGGGATTTAAGGGGCCTTCTTTTTATGAGTTGAGGGGACCCTTTTTGAGAAATGCTGTGCATGAAGTTAATGACTTTTTGTTAGATATAAAAAATGATTGGAAAGTATATGGATGTTCAGTGATGTCTGATGGGTGGACAAATCAAAAACAGCAaccaataatgaattttttggtGTATTGTCCAAGGGGTGCTATGTTCTTGAAATCTATTGACACTTCAGGCCTTACAAAGGATGCTGAAACGTTGTTCAATATATTTGATTCTGTTGTTCAAGAAATTGGCGTGGAATATATTGTGCAATTGATTACGAGATAA
- the LOC142632767 gene encoding uncharacterized protein LOC142632767, with protein MLENIANPKWFPLVDEAIKKAKKITKFIYNHGVVLDLMRQDFTNGRELCRPAITRFATNFLSLQSMLRFKKELRQMFTSDKWLSCPHAKTAVGKEISKIVLEDYSFRSQCTHIVKVSEPLVRVLRLVDGDEKPAMGYLYKAMDKAKEEIKRRLKNKVSLYGHYIRVIDARWDKQLHSPLHAAGCFLNPAIYFRPSFKRQNEVQRGLLSTLMRLVPDPDIQDKISSQLDEYKKSIVSWWEQFGLGAPDLQSFAIRVLSQCCSATGCERNWSTFEHVHSKKRNRLEHKRVNDLVFVHYNLRLRQRNIQRNKYALDPISLDNIDLMGDWTAIGNVEEDAELETIDVDDDDDNNEHDLTNLPMGTVQGNVAVSIADISEYCVNIVMGVECWVPSFSFGTFLVTTQVIVCFVL; from the exons ATGTTGGAGAATATTGCTAATCCTAAGTGGTTCCCTCTTGTTGATGAAGCAATTAAGAAGGcaaaaaagataacaaagttCATTTACAACCATGGAGTTGTTTTAGACTTGATGAGGCAAGATTTTACAAATGGAAGAGAGTTATGTCGTCCTGCAATTACAAGGTTTGCCACTAACTTCTTAAGTCTACAAAGCATGCTAAGGTTCAAAAAAGAGCTTAGACAAATGTTCACTAGTGATAAATGGCTTTCATGCCCCCATGCTAAGACCGCTGTTGGGAAGGagattagtaaaattgttttagaaGATTATTCATTTCGGTCTCAATGCACACACATAGTGAAAGTTAGTGAGCCTTTAGTTAGAGTACTTCGTCTTGTTGATGGGGATGAGAAACCTGCTATGGGGTACTTGTATAAAGCAATGGACAAAGCAAAAgaggaaataaaaagaaggttaaagaacaaagtttctttGTATGGACATTATATTAGAGTTATTGATGCTAGATGGGACAAACAACTTCATAGTCCTTTGCATGCAGCAGGTTGCTTTCTTAACCCTGCAATTTACTTTAGGCCTTCATTTAAAAGGCAAAATGAAGTTCAAAGAGGGTTGCTAAGCACTCTAATGAGGTTGGTTCCCGATCCTGACATTCAAGACAAAATAAGTTCACAACTTGATGAGTACAAAAAGTCAATTG TTTCATGGTGGGAGCAATTTGGCCTTGGAGCTCCTGATTTACAATCATTTGCCATTCGTGTGCTTAGTCAATGTTGTAGTGCAACTGGTTGTGAGAGAAATTGGAGCACATTTGAACATGTTCactcaaagaagagaaatagaTTGGAACATAAGCGAGTAAATGATTTGGTCTTTGTCCATTATAATTTGAGGCTTCGACAAAG GAACATTCAAAGGAATAAGTATGCATTAGATCCTATAAGCTTGGATAACATTGACTTGATGGGAGATTGG ACAGCCATAGGGAATGTGGAAGAGGATGCTGAACTTGAAActattgatgttgatgatgatgatgacaacaaTGAACATGACTTGACAAATCTTCCAATGGGT accGTTCAAGGTAATGTTGCTGTTTCAATTGCTGATATCTCTGAGTATTGTGTGAATATTGTGATGGGTGTTGAATGTTGGgtcccttccttttcttttggcaCTTTTCTAGTTACCACACAAGTCATTGTCTGCTTTGTTCTGTAA
- the LOC142630592 gene encoding uncharacterized protein LOC142630592 — translation MYGQGNYGPQFGQGPNTPMPPAYSQRPLAPPPPPPHFQQGLPAPPPPINQQAPPTVRPHVGNPVPHIYHHHGPPAPLSTMHQGPPGGMPNTGQSYLQIQGSAPLPLTYSSTQQNSQHQLHLGGQNVHHAPPTVPPPPPPPGPPHSEILQAPPPPRVLPPPPPPHGQTLYRAPLHPPQRQPSAVQGLQQMSSPPPPPSTSGFSSYASSMVPPPPPSSPPPIPPSPPPLTSSLTSSSTPNKVRHDTPAQDGYLNHEGGSGFEVGLLARDGVSSSGSAILDFPPPPPKPTEENVVQNIEGLCQLIAKNGNGIEDLTRHKEARNPEFAFLFGGESGSEAAIAHKYFLWMKKKCVLAYKIPEGQGVSPSRTLKIESSMQSEHLKVGAGCDSPSDSDMEMEDDFTHADKDQGVNHSIEGLNNEYDLIHKKLDVKEQLRVLRSIAEGSPMTDASSVKVTHSGSLELGEQGLHNDNSTFGSSISEVPGASECLVSRNLEKSSTLLSNDMSPSKTSTAAVAINSDKCSSEVIKGGSPFRLLQDYASDDSSENDDEPQREVGSPLMLSASVTDSAANSHRDAGCNLGTDESKSSSRTEKGSGLLSKSNMPYKAPEISPYLQKEVKDTGAASISSGTTDEHVYYNHKNKVSISHAVSLEAVREKDDLGSAGNDVSKGAISKKKNKEKKEKLESAHLKVDEFGRLIKEGGTDSDNEDSRYTRRHNKRGRSRSRSRSQSPVDRRRRRSPRRRRERRSRSRSWSPRKRRSRSRSPLSRRAGENSAENLRRGKGQIPECFDFRRGRCYRGASCRFMHNESERTSGSRHQKSKQQYPDVPPSAKNSKFREDDNIISVEVSNPEHEAFKSQEMQPCEETIRGAKQSGILDNDDRIFNSDAINSESSVEVSAKVQEMHVVQDKPEQPTTDIPDGENHQGAVDSCQPLSVDGFPSQSVSDAEALKSQGLQNTDCPSQLMDDSLLSDSPPDLTSMTSSNKFSTREPFPNMKTSTQPGPDTSSISQPLSSEQFPLQPLAPKESSPSISAMGLPHHPSESHPPPVSQGVNSVHMPQLPNYLIPQSAPFPFQSAPGESFHPYQAPLHSQHSQYSVPPMSSWTSLPPPPPRPLYDSTSNAGTATTGISSQFQESHMLAFGSQTSVRHYPSNMPSYVQVGEFPYQTHPPGQEPQRPLLYAEDFRSNPPPMGNPDLISSSSFAPGNMHSQPMPSSHKLFTNQMQPFSGDNLPPGEHMKPSSQIHPYSQQHQPPYGLQYPATDTILGVPGTTGSVSRYAPDLVDGKSSQHPDFGGSRISAHYNPYASTFEQPLSTKFSSDVFKQEKDTPYSSKYDSSLNLSHLPVDGLGVGSVTSRQTTSSPSSTKAVRQILPRSGGDQYDPLFDSIEPSSKSQRKYDHGQKQELTGDSDTILRLSGTRKPLDVEEKHKEVGAVASTTSLDNDEYGETADAEVGAVENDSPSDPLNVPNMTQGEIEIDQIKSSGKSKKSKDSRSMKLFKIAVADFVKEVLKPSWRQGNMSKEAFKTIVKKTVDKVSGAMKSHQIPKSQTKIDQYIDSSQRKLTKLVMGYVDKYVKV, via the exons ATGTATGGACAAGGGAATTATGGTCCTCAGTTTGGGCAAGGTCCTAACACACCCATGCCACCTGCATACTCACAGCGCCCATTggctccacctccacctccccCCCATTTCCAACAAGGGCTGCCTGCTCCGCCCCCTCCTATAAATCAACAAGCTCCTCCTACTGTCCGACCTCATGTAGGTAACCCAGTCCCTCATATATATCATCACCATGGTCCTCCTGCCCCACTTTCCACAATGCATCAAGGTCCACCTGGTGGGATGCCGAACACAGGTCAATCTTATTTACAAATTCAAGGAAGCGCCCCATTGCCTCTTACATACTCAAGTACTCAGCAGAATTCACAACATCAATTGCATTTAGGGGGACAGAATGTGCATCATGCTCCACCAACAGTAcctcctccccctccccctcctggTCCTCCTCACTCAGAAATCTTACAGGCCCCGCCTCCTCCTAGAGTAttacctcctcctccccctccaCATGGACAGACATTGTATAGAGCTCCTCTTCATCCACCACAACGGCAACCTAGTGCTGTGCAGGGTCTTCAGCAAATGTCGTCGCCCCCACCTCCTCCTTCTACTTCTGGTTTTTCCAGTTATGCATCTTCCATGGTTCCCCCACCCCCACCATCTTCTCCACCACCTATTCCACCTTCTCCACCACCGCTAACCTCTTCCCTTACTTCATCTTCTACTCCCAATAAGGTTAGACATGATACACCTGCCCAGGATGGCTATCTAAATCATGAAGGTGGAAGTGGATTTGAGGTGGGCCTTCTAGCAAGAGATGGTGTGTCATCAAGTGGAAGTGCCATATTGGATTTTCCTCCACCTCCGCCTAAGCCAACAGAAGAAAATGTAGTTCAAAATATTGAAGGTTTGTGCCagcttattgctaaaaatggTAATGGTATTGAAGATTTGACCCGCCATAAAGAAGCTAGGAATCCAGAGtttgcatttttatttggtGGTGAGTCAGGAAGTGAAGCTGCTATTGCTCACAAGTATTTcctgtggatgaagaagaaatgCGTCTTGGCATATAAAATTCCTGAAGGGCAAGGTGTCTCACCATCGAGGACTTTAAAAATTGAGTCTTCAATGCAATCTGAACATCTGAAGGTTGGTGCTGGATGTGATTCACCTTCTGATTCTGACATGGAGATGGAAG ATGATTTCACCCATGCTGACAAAGACCAGGGAGTTAATCACTCAATTGAAGGATTGAACAACGAGTATGATTTGATCCACAAGAAGCTTGATGTGAAAGAGCAATTACGTGTGCTACGTAGTATAGCCGAAGGCAGCCCAATGACGGATGCCTCATCTGTAAAGGTGACTCACTCTGGGTCTTTAGAGCTAGGCGAACAAG GGCTTCATAATGACAACTCAACATTTGGAAGTTCAATATCTGAAGTTCCTGGAGCTTCAGAATGTCTTGTTTCCAGAAATTTAGAGAAATCTAGTACTCTCCTATCTAATGATATGAGTCCATCCAAGACTTCTACAGCTGCCGTAGCTATAAATTCTGACAAGTGTTCTAGTGAAGTAATCAAAGGTGGTAGCCCATTCAGACTTCTACAAGACTATGCTTCTGATGACAGCTCAGAAAATGATGATGAGCCCCAGCGTGAAGTTGGTAGTCCTTTGATGCTCTCAGCGTCAGTTACAGATAGTGCTGCAAATTCCCATAGAGACGCTGGTTGTAATCTGGGGACAGATGAGTCCAAGAGTTCCTCTAGGACTGAAAAGGGTTCTGGATTGCTTTCTAAATCCAACATGCCCTACAAGGCTCCAGAAATATCCCCATATTTGCAAAAAGAGGTCAAGGATACTGGTGCAGCATCTATCTCAAGTGGAACAACTGATGAACACGTTTATTATAACCATAAAAATAAAGTGTCTATTAGCCATGCTGTTTCTCTTGAGGCTGTCCGGGAAAAAGATGACCTGGGCAGTGCTGGTAATGATGTTTCTAAGGGTGCtatatctaaaaagaaaaataaagagaaaaaggaaaagcttgAATCTGCTCATTTAAAAGTAGATGAATTTGGGAGATTGATCAAGGAAGGTGGTACTGACAGTGACAATGAGGATTCCCGCTACACTCGGAGGCATAATAAGAGAGGTAGAAGTAGGAGCCGGAGCCGGAGCCAATCTCCTGtagataggaggaggaggagaagtcCACGGAGGAGAAGGGAGAGGCGAAGCCGATCTCGCAG CTGGTCTCCTAGGAAGCGAAGAAGTAGGAGCAGGTCTCCCCTATCTAGGCGTGCAGGTGAGAACAGTGCTGAAAATCTCAGACGGGGCAAGGGTCAGATTCCAGAATGCTTTGACTTCCGCCGAGGAAGGTGTTATCGTGGAGCCTCCTGTCGATTTATGCACAATGAATCTGAGAGGACCAGTGGATCAAGGCATCAAAAAAGCAAACAACAGTATCCGGATGTTCCTCCTAGTGCAAAGAATTCTAAGTTTCGAGAAGATGACAATATTATCTCAGTAGAAGTATCTAATCCTGAGCATGAAGCATTCAAGAGCCAGGAGATGCAACCCTGTGAAGAAACTATTAGGGGTGCTAAGCAATCTGGTATTTTGGATAATGATGACCGAATATTCAATTCTGATGCCATTAACTCTGAGAGTTCTGTAGAGGTCTCTGCTAAGGTGCAGGAAATGCATGTTGTTCAAGACAAGCCTGAGCAGCCTACAACTGACATTCCTGATGGTGAGAATCATCAGGGAGCAGTGGACTCTTGTCAACCATTGTCAGTGGATGGTTTTCCCTCTCAGTCTGTAAGCGATGCTGAAGCCCTGAAGTCACAAG GGCTTCAAAATACTGATTGCCCATCACAATTGATGGATGACTCTTTGTTATCTGATTCACCACCAGATCTTACATCCATGACTTCCTCTAATAAGTTTTCAACCAGGGAACCTTTTCCGAATATGAAAACATCAACTCAGCCAGGCCCTGACACAAGTTCTATCAGCCAGCCGCTTTCATCTGAACAGTTCCCATTGCAACCTCTGGCCCCTAAAGAGTCATCTCCTAGTATTTCTGCTATGGGTTTACCACATCATCCTTCTGAGTCGCATCCTCCTCCAGTCTCACAAGGTGTAAATTCTGTGCATATGCCACAACTGCCGAACTATTTGATACCACAGAGTGCACCCTTTCCATTTCAATCTGCTCCTGGGGAAAGTTTTCATCCTTATCAAGCTCCATTACACAGCCAACATTCTCAATATTCTGTACCGCCAATGTCTTCTTGGACTTCCTTGCCACCACCGCCTCCACGACCACTGTATGATTCAACTTCCAATGCAGGAACTGCCACAACGGGTATTTCTTCACAATTTCAGGAGAGTCACATGCTCGCCTTTGGTTCTCAGACTTCAGTAAGGCACTACCCTAGCAATATGCCCTCTTATGTGCAGGTTGGCGAATTTCCTTATCAAACCCATCCTCCAGGGCAGGAGCCTCAGCGACCACTCTTGTATGCGGAAGATTTTAGATCAAACCCACCACCTATGGGCAACCCGGATTTAATTTCTTCAAGCTCCTTTGCTCCTGGCAATATGCACTCTCAACCTATGCCTTCTTCACATAAATTATTTACAAACCAAATGCAACCTTTTTCTGGTGACAATTTGCCCCCTGGTGAACATATGAAGCCATCTTCCCAGATTCATCCTTATTCACAGCAGCACCAGCCACCATATGGTTTGCAATACCCCGCAACTGATACCATTTTGGGTGTGCCTGGAACGACTGGTTCTGTGTCCAGATACGCCCCAGATCTTGTGGATGGGAAGTCATCTCAACATCCTGATTTTGGGGGTTCAAGAATTTCTGCTCATTATAATCCCTATGCATCTACTTTTGAGCAGCCACTGAGCACCAAATTCAGTTCTGACGTATTTAAGCAAGAAAAGGACACACCCTATTCTAGTAAATATGATAGTTCATTAAATTTGAGCCATCTGCCAGTTGATGGGCTAGGTGTAGGTAGTGTCACATCAAGACAGACAACTTCCTCCCCAAGTTCCACCAAAGCAGTTAGGCAGATTTTGCCTAGGTCAGGTGGTGACCAGTATGATCCACTTTTTGACAGCATTGAGCCATCATCAAAATCTCAGAGGAAATATGATCATGGTCAAAAGCAGGAACTTACTGGTGACTCTGACACCATATTAAGGCTTAGTGGTACCCGCAAGCCACTGGATGTGGAAGAGAAGCACAAAGAGGTTGGGGCTGTTGCTTCAACTACATCCCTTGACAATGATGAATATGGTGAGACAGCAGATGCAGAAGTGGGTGCTGTTGAAAATGATAGCCCAAGTGATCCTCTTAATGTACCAAACATGACTCAGGGTGAAATTGAGATTGACCAAATTAAGTCCTCGGGGAAGAGCAAGAAGAGCAAGGATTCCAGATCAATGAAACTTTTCAAGATTGCCGTTGCAGATTTTGTAAAAGAGGTTCTTAAGCCGTCATGGCGACAAGGTAATATGAGCAAGGAGGCATTTAAGACCATTGTGAAGAAGACTGTTGATAAGGTTTCTGGAGCCATGAAGAGCCACCAGATACCCAAGTCTCAGACAAAGATAGATCAATATATTGACTCATCGCAGAGGAAACTGACGAAACTTGTGATG GGCTATGTTGATAAGTATGTCAAGGTGTAG
- the LOC142631513 gene encoding uncharacterized protein LOC142631513, protein MDLDQTRAEVHAIINQSQKYKRKFSKKSDHSMKINDDDLDCQQGSSSMKTTTDSVFVEDSLVAIGGMTESGIPQSNSESKRKKKQNGVQNLLENKGKDCDRPEGTSLLNVTPPEIDPSLQLPVKSCLKLEGEMVQSCMEVSCSQVKIKRMEQNKKCSASEINDRECDLQESGTDVKHLEKDDNSVLKLSKMKTNAKDNSVILGEKSKFVKSANTALMEKHDDDLKNKHVSLDEKNLKTYMRKSVRKSSRRSEKSSASFRNSSESIEDGMGPLFHCSNEEVPTAGLLEKKSDGALLGEHATPAQVVDDILMEEASFNCADGEPASRDCKVTSEMKTFEKNSCELSFVNDVSVPDKLKEHLEQKNGGMNCKIQIAGRDLSCVNEDFDEPAFSGEINTADNISGCSPSCKHLKKVDAERETKMKGSALSCLVKDEAYLDVIDKEGSRSQISDPSPERALMDSPRKKLLILDVNGLLLDIVPYAPSGYISDAIISMKPVFKRPFCDGFLQFCFDKFVVGVWSSRTKRNMDRLIDFLLGDSKHKLVFCWDQSHCTSTGFNTIENREKPLLLKELRKLWEKLEPDLPWEKGDYNEANTLLLDDSPYKALANPVNTAIFPHTYRYTDINDTSLGPRGNLRIYLERLAMAENVQKYVEQNPFGQRAITKWNPSWAFYRRVIDAIAFSTQDDASKSLSCS, encoded by the exons ATGGACTTGGATCAAACAAGGGCCGAAGTTCATGCCATTATAAATCAGtcacaaaaatataaaaggaagTTTTCAAAGAAGAGTGATCACTCTATGAAAATAAATGATGATGATCTTGATTGTCAGCAGGGTTCTTCTTCTATGAAAACTACTACTGACAGCGTTTTCGTTGAAGATTCTTTGGTTGCTATTGGTGGAATGACAGAATCCGGAATACCCCAAAGTAATTCAGAGtcaaagaggaaaaagaagcaGAATGGGGTGCAAAATTTGCTTGAAAATAAAGGTAAAGATTGTGATCGTCCAGAAGGTACCTCCTTGTTGAATGTGACTCCACCAGAAATAGATCCATCTCTACAGCTTCCAGTCAAATCCTGTTTGAAGTTGGAGGGAGAAATGGTGCAATCTTGTATGGAAGTAAGTTGTTCTCAAGTAAAGATTAAGAGAATGGAGCAGAACAAGAAGTGTAGTGCCTCAGAAATTAACGATAGAGAGTGTGATCTTCAAGAAAGTGGCACAGATGTTAAGCATCTTGAGAAAGATGATAATTCTGTTCTGAAACTTTCAAAGATGAAAACAAATGCGAAGGATAACTCTGTCATCCTTGGGGAGAAAAGTAAATTTGTGAAGAGTGCAAATACTGCTTTAATGGAGAAACATGATGATGACCTAAAGAATAAACATGTTTCACTTGACGAAAAGAATCTTAAAACCTATATGAGGAAATCTGTCAGAAAAAGCAGTAGGAGAAGTGAAAAGTCCTCTGCCTCCTTTAGAAATAGTTCAGAATCCATCGAAGATGGTATGGGTCCTTTGTTTCATTGTTCTAATGAAGAAGTACCTACAGCTGGATTACTGGAGAAGAAGTCAGATGGAGCACTTTTAGGGGAGCATGCTACCCCAGCACAGGTTGTGGATGACATTTTGATGGAGGAAGCCTCGTTTAACTGTGCAGATGGTGAACCTGCATCCAGGGACTGCAAGGTGACAAGTGAAATGAAGACTTTTGAAAAGAATTCTTGTGAACTTAGTTTTGTAAATGATGTTTCTGTGCCAGACAAACTAAAAGAGCACTTAGAACAGAAAAATGGGGGAATGAATTGTAAGATCCAAATTGCAGGACGGGATTTGTCTTGTGtaaatgaagattttgatgAACCTGCATTTTCTGGTGAGATAAACACTGCTGATAATATATCTGGATGTAGTCCTTCTTGCAAGCACCTAAAAAAGGTGGATGCTGAGAGAGAAACCAAGATGAAAGGAAGTGCCTTATCATGCTTAGTCAAAGATGAAGCTTATTTGGATGTTATTGACAAAGAGGGAAGTCGTTCTCAAATATCAGATCCTTCTCCAGAAAGAGCTCTTATGGATTCTCCTAGGAAAAAGCTTCTCATCCTTGATGTGAATGGTCTGCTTCTTGATATTGTTCCTTATGCTCCCAGTGGATATATATCAGATGCAATTATATCAATGAAACCAG TTTTTAAGAGGCCTTTTTGTGATGGTTTTCTACAGTTCTGTTTTGACAAATTTGTTGTGGGTGTTTGGTCATCAAGAACCAA AAGGAACATGGACaggctgattgactttcttcTGGGAGATTCCAAACATAAGTTGGTCTTCTGTTGG GATCAATCACATTGTACTAGTACTGGATTCAATACTATTGAGAATAGAGAAAAGCCTCTGCTTTTGAAGGAACTTAGAAAATTATGGGAAAAGCTTGAGCCTGATCTTCCTTGGGAAAAGGGGGACTATAATGAAGCAAACACATTATTGTTGGATGATTCACCATACAAGGCTTTAGCTAATCCG GTCAACACGGCAATATTTCCACATACATATCGGTATACTGATATTAATGACACATCATTAG GACCCAGAGGCAATCTTCGAATTTATCTGGAAAGGTTAGCTATGGCCGAGAATGTTCAAAAATATGTTGAGCAGAACCCATTTGGTCAACGTGCCATTACAAAATGGAACCCATCTTGGGCATTCTATCGTAGGGTCATAGACGCAATTGCATTCTCAACTCAAGATGATGCCAGTAAATCTTTGAGTTGCTCATAG